A window from Desulfobacterales bacterium encodes these proteins:
- a CDS encoding MarR family transcriptional regulator, with protein MENNIATEIRMRLVEVGGKTSQDLGMGRIVGQILMYLYLQEGECSLDQIGEDLGLSKAAVSTAVRQLESLGLLRQVWRKGDRKNYYRTADDIGTALQNGLLAFVRQKVQSVAMEIDSANEILEKEINNPDASTDIHFVHSRVKRAKYLRDMAANLLNSPLLGFLKKV; from the coding sequence AGTGGGCGGGAAAACTTCTCAGGACCTGGGGATGGGGCGTATCGTGGGACAGATTCTGATGTACCTGTATCTCCAGGAAGGAGAGTGCTCCCTTGACCAGATTGGTGAAGACCTGGGGTTGAGTAAAGCAGCCGTAAGCACTGCTGTTCGTCAGTTAGAAAGTTTGGGCCTGCTGCGCCAGGTCTGGCGAAAAGGGGATCGAAAGAACTATTACCGGACAGCGGACGACATCGGAACAGCCTTACAGAACGGGCTGCTGGCATTCGTCCGTCAGAAAGTCCAGTCTGTGGCCATGGAGATCGACTCCGCCAATGAAATACTTGAAAAAGAGATCAACAATCCCGACGCATCCACAGATATCCATTTTGTTCACAGCCGGGTGAAAAGGGCAAAATATCTCCGGGATATGGCTGCGAATCTACTGAATAGTCCGCTGCTCGGATTTTTAAAAAAAGTTTGA
- a CDS encoding methyltransferase domain-containing protein, protein MKYYLLATHRRKKLDKLQDMYKKYYSGIVLDIGGRNRGKFVKPKDKVKKWIFADIEKKHNPDILLNVENMYLIDSQSVDIVNAIELLEHVKNPEKGLDEITRVLKEKGKLFLSMPFLYGIHADPYDFQRWTEYKLKSELKKRNFEILKFHIMGRMFTAMVDMIRQAVKRWPLPLRILAYLFYPLMDLLIKIDDIYKTNWHAGYFLIAEKKHVIQ, encoded by the coding sequence ATGAAATATTATTTACTGGCAACACATCGAAGAAAAAAGCTAGACAAATTACAAGATATGTATAAAAAGTATTATTCTGGAATCGTTTTGGATATAGGCGGCAGAAATAGAGGCAAGTTTGTTAAACCAAAGGACAAAGTCAAAAAATGGATTTTTGCAGATATAGAGAAGAAACATAATCCGGATATTTTATTAAACGTTGAAAACATGTATCTAATCGATTCACAAAGCGTGGACATTGTTAATGCCATTGAATTATTAGAGCATGTAAAAAATCCTGAAAAAGGCTTAGATGAAATTACAAGGGTCCTAAAAGAAAAAGGGAAATTATTTTTATCTATGCCATTCCTTTACGGGATACATGCAGATCCTTATGATTTTCAAAGATGGACTGAATACAAACTAAAATCAGAATTAAAAAAAAGAAATTTCGAAATTTTAAAATTTCATATAATGGGTCGAATGTTTACCGCTATGGTCGATATGATACGTCAAGCAGTAAAGAGATGGCCGTTACCATTAAGAATCCTGGCATATCTATTTTATCCGCTGATGGATTTACTAATCAAAATCGACGATATTTATAAAACAAACTGGCACGCAGGGTATTTCCTAATTGCAGAAAAAAAGCATGTTATTCAATAA
- a CDS encoding ABC transporter ATP-binding protein, with the protein MMNVVETGLGTDKERLPNGSEFWALKDISLTVNQGEVVGIIGRNGAGKSTLLKILSRITEPTSGEAFIDGRVGSLLEVGTGFHPELTGRENIYLNGAILGMKRSEITSKFDDIVEFAEIDKFIDTPVKRYSSGMYVRLAFAVAAHLESEILLVDEVLAVGDAAFQRKCLGKMGEVATEGRTILFVSHNMGAINQLCKRCILLDRGHLIKDDTTDTVISSYAKESVHYDEKADRKWERKGSGKVRILSISLLDENNHACNTYRMGQVMKIKLLGDAIEPDIDFTLAIQIVTLTDIPVLYLNNPLNIFRTSLKKDFRIEINIPDLPLMPGSYFLHIWVGRVRRELFDYVKYIASFDILQGKKVRLPLRTNYQLGLVYLELSATQLK; encoded by the coding sequence ATGATGAACGTTGTTGAAACCGGGCTCGGCACGGATAAGGAACGCTTGCCGAACGGTAGCGAATTCTGGGCTTTAAAAGATATCTCTCTGACCGTTAATCAGGGAGAAGTTGTCGGCATTATCGGACGGAACGGGGCCGGCAAGTCAACGTTATTGAAAATTTTGAGTCGAATAACTGAACCCACCTCGGGTGAGGCGTTTATTGACGGACGTGTTGGTTCTTTGCTCGAGGTCGGAACAGGATTTCATCCTGAACTTACCGGCCGGGAGAACATTTATCTCAACGGCGCAATTCTTGGCATGAAAAGATCTGAAATCACTAGTAAATTTGACGATATCGTTGAATTTGCGGAAATAGACAAGTTCATCGATACACCCGTCAAACGTTATTCCAGCGGCATGTATGTCCGTCTGGCATTTGCAGTAGCCGCCCACTTGGAGTCCGAGATCCTGCTGGTCGATGAGGTGCTGGCAGTGGGCGACGCGGCGTTTCAGAGGAAATGTCTCGGCAAAATGGGGGAGGTGGCAACAGAAGGAAGAACCATATTGTTTGTCAGTCATAATATGGGCGCCATAAACCAATTATGCAAACGTTGTATACTGCTGGACAGAGGCCATCTAATTAAAGACGATACGACTGATACTGTTATTTCATCCTATGCCAAAGAATCCGTCCACTACGATGAGAAAGCCGACAGAAAATGGGAAAGAAAGGGGTCCGGGAAAGTTCGCATCCTTTCTATTTCCTTATTGGATGAGAACAACCATGCATGTAACACGTATCGCATGGGACAAGTCATGAAGATTAAATTGTTGGGAGATGCAATTGAGCCTGACATTGATTTTACGTTGGCAATCCAGATTGTTACCCTTACAGACATCCCTGTATTGTATCTAAATAATCCTTTGAATATTTTTCGAACATCCTTGAAGAAGGACTTTCGCATCGAAATAAATATACCGGATTTACCTTTGATGCCGGGATCATACTTTTTGCATATATGGGTTGGTCGCGTAAGAAGAGAGCTGTTTGACTATGTAAAATATATTGCATCCTTTGACATCTTACAAGGCAAAAAAGTACGGCTACCCCTTCGCACAAATTACCAACTAGGACTTGTTTATCTTGAATTATCGGCCACACAATTGAAATAG
- a CDS encoding ABC transporter permease, giving the protein MAQIHIKANRPWLYIDWRGILQYRDLLWLLVVRDFVVLYKQSILGPLWFIIQPLATTIVFVVVFGHIAKIGTGGIPNLLFYMSGTIFWTYFHNCLIKISGALISNANLFKKVFFPRLIVPFSIVVSNLGILLLNLIMLAAFFLYFLFYTEARIAPGLELVVVLPLLILQCATIGLGVGLWVSALTVKYRDLGFAVPFLSQLWMFMTPVVYPVSEFPAKWRWILKINPMTSVMELARHSLFGVETMWQEYIVSGAILAVILLVTGVLVFNKVQRTFVDTI; this is encoded by the coding sequence ATGGCACAGATACACATCAAGGCAAACAGACCCTGGCTTTACATAGACTGGAGAGGCATACTTCAGTATCGTGATTTGTTGTGGCTCCTGGTTGTGAGGGACTTTGTGGTTCTATATAAGCAGAGCATTTTAGGACCTTTATGGTTTATCATTCAACCGCTTGCCACGACAATCGTATTTGTTGTGGTCTTCGGACATATTGCAAAGATCGGCACTGGCGGCATCCCCAATCTGTTATTCTACATGAGCGGCACTATTTTCTGGACTTACTTTCATAACTGCCTGATAAAGATTTCAGGTGCGCTCATCTCAAATGCCAATCTCTTTAAAAAAGTGTTTTTCCCAAGGCTTATCGTTCCTTTTTCCATCGTGGTCAGCAATTTGGGGATATTACTGCTTAATCTTATCATGTTGGCCGCATTTTTTTTATACTTCCTCTTTTACACCGAAGCCAGAATCGCACCCGGTTTGGAGCTCGTTGTGGTATTGCCGCTCCTCATACTGCAATGCGCAACCATTGGACTCGGTGTCGGGCTTTGGGTTTCGGCATTAACCGTCAAGTATCGTGATTTAGGATTCGCGGTGCCGTTCCTGTCACAACTATGGATGTTCATGACGCCTGTGGTTTATCCGGTCAGTGAATTTCCGGCAAAGTGGCGATGGATTTTAAAAATTAACCCCATGACAAGTGTTATGGAACTGGCCCGGCACAGCCTGTTTGGTGTAGAGACCATGTGGCAAGAGTATATCGTCTCCGGCGCCATTTTAGCTGTAATTCTCTTGGTAACCGGCGTGCTGGTCTTCAACAAGGTCCAGCGCACTTTTGTAGATACCATTTAG